In Raphanus sativus cultivar WK10039 chromosome 5, ASM80110v3, whole genome shotgun sequence, the following proteins share a genomic window:
- the LOC108862616 gene encoding uncharacterized protein LOC108862616, which translates to MVMRTEARVSVASSGQSVVGNKAASTSHRLTQDQRSHIESASQLLAGGIAGAFSKTCTAPLSRLTILFQVQGMHTNAAALKKPSILHEASRILNEEGLKAFWKGNLVTIAHRLPYSSVNFYTYEHYKKFLYMVTGMENRHRESISSNVFVHFVAGGLAGITAASATYPLDLVRTRLAAQTNVIYYTGIWHTLRTISTDEGILGLYKGLGTTLVGVGPSIAISFSAYESLRSYWMSSRPHDSPVVVSLACGSLSGIASSTATFPLDLVRRRKQLEGIGGRAVVYKTGLLGTLKRIVKTEGVRGLYRGILPEYYKVVPGVGICFMTYETLKLYFMDLSSKL; encoded by the exons ATGGTGATGCGGACGGAAGCTAGGGTTAGTGTAGCAAGCTCAGGTCAAAGCGTCGTCGGTAACAAAGCAGCCTCCACCTCTCATCGTCTAACTCAGGATCAGAGATCTCATATCGAATCTGCTTCTCAGCTCTTAGCCGGAGGTATCGCCGGAGCTTTTAGCAAAACCTGCACCGCCCCTCTCTCTCGCCTCACCATCCTCTTCcag gtgCAAGGAATGCACACAAATGCAGCAGCGTTAAAAAAACCGAGCATATTACACGAGGCTTCACGGATATTGAATGAAGAAGGTCTCAAGGCTTTCTGGAAAGGGAACCTTGTCACCATCGCTCACCGCCTTCCTTATTCTTCTGTCAATTTCTACACTTATGAACACTACAAGAAG tTCTTGTATATGGTAACTGGGATGGAAAATCGACACAGGGAGAGTATAAGCTCAAACGTTTTTGTGCATTTTGTAGCCGGTGGTTTGGCTGGTATCACTGCTGCTTCTGCTACTTACCCACTTGACCTTGTTAGGACTCGTCTTGCTGCTCag ACAAATGTAATATACTACACGGGTATCTGGCATACTCTTCGCACTATCAGCACCGATGAAGGTATCTTAGGACTCTACAAGGGACTTGGAACAACGCTTGTG GGTGTTGGGCCTAGTATTGCTATTAGCTTTTCTGCGTATGAATCTTTGAGATCTTATTGGATGTCAAGCAG GCCTCATGATTCTCCTGTTGTGGTCAGTCTAGCTTGTGGAAGTCTTTCAGGCATAGCATCTTCAACTG CTACGTTTCCATTGGATCTGGTGAGAAGAAGGAAGCAGCTAGAAGGAATTGGTGGGCGAGCGGTTGTGTACAAGACGGGTTTGTTAGGGACATTGAAGCGTATTGTTAAGACGGAAGGAGTGAGAGGTTTGTACAGAGGGATTCTTCCCGAGTACTACAAAGTGGTTCCTGGTGTTGGGATTTGCTTCATGACCTACGAGACACTCAAGCTTTACTTCATGGATCTTTCCTCAAAGCTATAG